From Xyrauchen texanus isolate HMW12.3.18 chromosome 44, RBS_HiC_50CHRs, whole genome shotgun sequence:
gaaattgaacaggtgttcctaataatcctttaggtgagtgtatttgagCCGGattcagacactgatgagggagagactgtcagaacttACAACTTTGAGAattaaccaggaagtttccgaatggttatttgataatttattaatttgttgtagagttttttcagcagttttgcaatgatggatgagcaacaacacacacacacacacaaatactgttacaacgttcgcAATGCTTTATAACgaaacaacatacacaaacaaacatgtccatcAACAGTCGTGGGCTTGCAGAGGCCCCGCCCTAAAGGGGTGGTTCAATAGCAATCGGGCTTGGTGATGTCATCCGAAAAGTAAAgtcgtttcagaggtggagctagTTAGTACATTACTCTGAAAGACAATGAAgacaaacgttttttttttcttttcattttgattttggaataacatgaacaAATTAATTTTTCACAATAAGAtcagaacatttattttaaaaaaataaataatgttaattaaaaaagaaaagcaaTATGACTATAATGCTAAATATCGCGGcgacattttgtggtccgttctgcataacgcggcggcccattttagcttatcgcggaccattcggcacatttcgcggccgacccaacGGCCAGCTCGGTTCTGCCGAtggacagtccacccctgatcggccccaaagtgcgtcggcccacctggaaaatgcccggtatgccagattaccagtcaagcaccatgtaaaagtgcattttgcataataggtccacttaaagaaaaaagaaaaaaaatatttacagtgaggcactcacaatggaaatgaatggggcaaattttttggagggtttaaaggaaaaaatgtgaagcttaaaattttataaaagcaattatgttacattttctgtcaaaacttgtgtatttttatttatttatttttttgctgtagaGTTGTTAAAATCATcaaagacaagtatttttgtctttttttttccagtaaaaatatctaaacattcttaaaacgtgaTTTAATCACTGGCATaagatttaaaatattgttttgagagaaatctaatcaaattatactgtaatacaattatttttatttaaatgagcaaAAAATCAATACAACAAGTACTAAATGATGTGTACTAAAACAACAAGTACTAAATGATTCACTTTACAATGTGATTAAtaccattttagtttttttgcatcatggcaaattaaaaataattttaaatctagACCCAACATAGGCTTTAGTTTATTGCCTTTAAAATTGCACTCGGTAACTTTTGtcattgtgtcatcttggactagtgacacctagtggcgtggtttcagcatcatttaaaatcaatagttttcagtgtcAGATGTTATAAtgcagtattcacagtcagccatgattactttaaacaatgagtgaaagtgtccaataacaggacggctACTGAGATTAACAGAGTAGTATtcgtctggtcatgtgattctaacatggccgcccccatgtgcggaccctctccatgtagaataaaacagctttcataaggtTAGTCTttgttttaatgtgagtgctcttGATTTCCTACATACAATGCAcgattacaattcatgtctttaggagttcaactttttcAATGAGGAATAAATGACTGCGTGTACCTTTAAGTACGATATATTTTTGTGAACAGTATTAATACACGTCCTAATCTAGAGGAAGGGCTCGTCCTCTTTCTGTGAATCATCACTGATAAAGAAACACAATGTTATTTGGTTATAGATTACATTACACACAATCATGTGGCTTTGTGGTTATTTTTAGAGCACACTATGGACTCACTCATCGTGTTATACATTTATAGTTTCCACACCCCTCAGTTAAACCACGTGGTATTGTCGTGTTACTAACGTTTGACAGGAACTTATCTGCACACAAATGTACGTGAGAACATAATCGTCAACAGAATTTACTGGAAAGCGCGCAGCTATATCAAATCCCACAAGCTATTTTGCTTAACCACAATGTGTTTGTAATGACAAGGAAATTCAATTTTTGTGTAGTGAATTATTCAAATTTAACATCCGAGGCCCACATGAAATTGTCACCCACAGAACAAAATTTTCACATTTCCGTAATAATCTGCGTTGAGAAAAAAAGTATTACTAAatactaattacattttcaaccctgatcaacctcgtccagatgaaaaatacaaggatagacatgaaactgttctttttattctttcaaataaatcatataaaatctaattaattattcatgaactggccaaagaatttaaagggacagcgttaaattacaacacatattttaacattagaagtTACATTTAGAttattcactattgttttatatagaattgttctgtaTTCTATACAGTATTTCACGCAATTACACCAGAAGTAACTGTAagttacttttttcaatgaaaaagtactTTACAGTAATTACCAACACTGGTAGATTTACCTCCAAaatcactgataatgttagtataCTTGTCATTTGTTGACAATCCCAATAACCAGATCCCAtcactaaaataacaaaatgaagcAATTTAATATCACtgaatttaaagaaaataatgtattatataattgtttttaaacccCTCTGGAGGGCCTGCGTGGAGGCACGGCAGTTCAACATTAAGTTGTCGTAGTTTATTTAAATAACTGTACCTGCTTTACTCTCACCCAAATTTTACGACCCAATTCGTTCTGACATGAAGTTGcttaaatataagtaaaatattaaaatgtgatgTTAAATGAGTGATTTTTCATTTGGAAGTGTCGAAATCCTTTAACGAAATTAAACCCCCGCCAATCAGTCGATATTTTAagataaaatagtttttaaatttaACATGAAACCGGTCATGTAGCTTatgtaatgtatatttatttatgtaacgGCTTCGCTTCCAAATGAAAAAACAGCGTATTCACTGGCATCGGCTTTAAGCCGGTTATGTGATGTTTAACGTATTGAATTTGTAAAAATTGAcaaatagaaaaaacaaacaaacaagtggCTCCATATTGCTGAAACTCGAGTCGCAAtgaccatttttgttgttgttttacagtGATCCACCCTTCAAAGTTTAAGGAgtgggtagatgacatgaagcaaaTTCCCAAGGCTAGTTACGTTGATATCATAAACTTCTTCGAGTTAAGACAAtcaaatggttgttgttctgtCTGCCGctcatttctgtatttttttttgtttacgtgGCTTCTTATAGAGACCGGAAGCAGAAAACAATCCAATGGCAAGCCAGGATCATCATGGCACTGCCCAGTGGTTGGTCAGGTCATTCGAGGGGGGTGGTTCAATAACAGTCGGGCTTGGTGATGTCATTCGAAAAGTAAAgtcgtttcagaggcggagcaagttaaTACATTACTCTGAAAGATAATGAAgacaaacgttttttttttttgtttttttttccccatttgattttggaataacatgcacaaaTGAATTATTCACAATAAGATCaggaacatttattaaaaaaacaaaaaaaaatcatgttaataaaaaaaataaaaaaaatgtaagcaatatGACTATAAATGCTAATTAAAACCATATAAACCAACCCAACTCATTTCTAATGCTAAACTACGTgaacacaaaattaaaataaataaaataagaaagcaAATGTGGACACGACAAgtggaacatttacattttatttaaaaaaaaaaaaaaaaaaaaatccttttcacATTCCAGTGTCTTTGTTTTCAATCAATTTCCCAAACAAAAGAAATAAACAGCCGACGCATTTCCAACCACCTCTTGACATCTCCAAATGATCTCCTCGGTTTTAGAAATGTTGTCATCCTCGTTGTTTGTGACCGTTAGAATGTAGTATGAGCCCTTCAGTTCGGAAATATTGGACATTCCAGAGGCCGGAGCAACAGATGAAGCGTTCATTGCACAAGCGGTCCTCGATCCTcttctttaattaaaataataaaaagcttGACAAAAGAGAAAAGCATCTACCCCCCAGATATAAAGCAGTGAAAGCTCATAGATTGCTGCACACCGTTTAACACGCCGATATTACTATAAACATGATTCGTGTTCGAAAACGTTGTAAACAGTTGCACTTTCCGTTAGACATCAACAATTCAGTCTTATAAAAACCTCTCTACCATGCTTATGTGGTGCTAATGCAAGGCTAATTTTGATGTTTTTggtatcaataataataatataacctcACAATTTAAGGGACAATCAGTGCAAGTTTTATGAGTTCAAACGTAAACCATTCAAacaacttttgaccaaacaattcatttgtatatttaagcattaaatacatttcaaatttgatCTTTGAACCTTAACGCATATCAATTTAAACCCTCGGCATGTCCCATAGACAATGGCGTCTTTCATGTAGCAGTCAATGCTGTTACACTGTTGTATCTGATGACAAATCCAATGCTTTGTCAGAACAAAGCTTCATTTcgaatgtcatttgtaacatacaAACAATATCGTAATATAAGCACCAAACAttagctgatttgggaacaaatATACTGACGAAAGCGTCTTAACAAATCGTTTATAGGATTGTTACATCACCCCGCCCTGATCACCATCATGCGTTTTCCCAAAAATGTACGCAACACATCTAACGTCGAGCTAGAGCATCGCGAATAGCTACGTAAACACATTGCGGAAAGTGTCAGCATGGAAGTTGGATCGAAGTTGGCTACTTCAGATACGCAGTGGCACCGATAGGGGTCTCACTTTGGAGTGTCGGGTGCTTTCGTGTGGTCTACGGCTGGGAAGTAACATTGAGACAATAACGCAAGACATCGACAAGGAAAAAAGCAGTTCACTTTAATTCATCAAGGAGTTCTTGTTGATCTTTATCTTCACACTATGTACAATAATTTATAGCAGTACTCCTAAAACTGCTTGTTCGTTCGCCTATGTAGTTTTTCTAGGGATATGAAGTTTATTTTTCCACTTAAAAGTGCTGCTTGGAGCACCGTACACATTTGTGCTGAAGCCGTTGTTGAACTTTACAGTGTGCCTGTATCTGTATGCGAGTAATGAGACATAAATAAAAGGTAAAGAAGGTAAGACAAGGGAGAGTCCGGTAAGCTCGACTTAATGAGTTCACAGACTTTGCGTTCGtacagagacagaaagacataAGGACGTGTTAGGGACAGAGGACGCCGCCACATGGAGCTGTGCAGGTCAGGGACTGGATTGGTTGGTGGATTGATGGAGCTCTCAGATTTTGAAGGATTTGAACGTGTCCACTCGCTTCTTCAACAGTTCCCCGATCTCCTGCAGTGAACGCAGGTAGCTGCTCTGCACCTTATCGATCGCGTTCTTCGTGAAGGTCGCCTCCGCCtgaataaaaatacataacatacaaatattattgcatttattaaaatTTCAAAGTGGACAAAACAGGACTGTCCAAGTCCTGATGTCACTCACCTCAGTCTGGGTTTGTCCGTCCAGATTAAGGGCTTCCAGCTTAAGTGTAATCAGGCTGGTTTCCTGTCCCTTTATGAGCTCTACGGACTGGCTGAGGAGACTCTGCAAGCTGCCATTGAACTCCTGGAATCCTGTCAGCACCACCGGCTGTGTGGTAACATAAACAAGACTGACCCACATTCCTTTAAACCCAACTCATAATGAATATCGGCTTGGGAAAGAGTGTCAATAAAACCGCCAGCAATCGATGCATTACCGTAACTATGCTggagtcttttttctttttcttcttcttttgtaagcTGGACTTTAGGGGTCGGAGAACACTACCGCAGTAATTACACACCCACAGGACGATACTAATGGTCTGCAACAAACATgtgaaaaagttatttattttagtttcagaAAAGAGCCATTTCTCTTTATTTTAGTGATGGTGAGATACTCACTTCAACAAAGTAGACTAGGTTTTCTATTAGGGAGGGCTGTGTCATGTTTTGACCATCTTTAACTTCAAACAGGTCACCTTTACACTTTTCCAACATGTCTGGAGAAGCACACGAAACACGTAGTTAAAGACAACATCAAACACCACTCACACGACACATTTAACTTATCTAATGTGAATACAAAtacaattctttagaataatgtgcacTGGTAAATCCTACCTAATATAACCAGAGACATTTATTAGTAAAGTACATAGGAATCATTTTCAAAGAAATAATGTGACCATAACAGCAGTACGGATCAGTGTcagaaataaacattttcatcatggggcaattatttaaaatatgctggttgtattctacactttcaaacaacatatgacacatggctgttTGATGAGTTTCATGTTTTTACTGAATACAATAACATGTTgggacagggcggagggtggggccaggtggtggtactacactgttacaggaagtatcctcccctatttttattattttggtttccctccccttgtcccctccctcatccaggtagacggggcgGAAGGtacacccctccccagggaaagaaggggtgggggggtgtacgtcatgagagaacgagggaggaatgtggcagggcagagggcggggtagtgattctgcacacccggttcCTTatgaggctaatcaagcctccgagagggataaaagccaACAGCGGAaggtggtgcaggagagagagtgaTCGTTTACTGGCAGCTGACTgtcaagtgtgtgtttgtcttttgtttaagtttttcataaaaatattatttataatgtccAGCCGgttctaaatccctttacacatatacagtgcaattatttatatttataccaaAATGGaaaacttctgatttgtctgcatatttcaaagcacttgttcagttttggtcataatgtctgcaTGTATTGTAAAGTAGatcttctaagctttaaaacgatacctattttgtgttggtcaagactgtatttTTTTTGGATacatctgagcttaaagggttaaaaataaaatataaaatgtaattcactAATATGCATACCTAGGCTTAGAATGgaatattaagaaatatattaGTTACCCCCTGATTTAGATTTCTGGTGCATTTCGTCACTTTCGTTGGCATTTGTGCCCCGAGTCCTGAGTTTCTGACACTATTAAAATGGATTTAGGATTAATTGCACAACAGTGTAGAATTAGTCTGTGATGTACCTTGAAGTTGTACTGTTAAAGACTTGAAAAGATTTGAGATTTGTGTCTGAAGCTCCGCTGATTCATCTGAAAGCATAACAAACAATTGAGAACAATTAAGAATTATTGTATTGCGTTTCAGAAATGAAGTGGTCACACTGCAGGACCACTGCAGTGAACTGCAAAAAGGCGTCTCAAGCATGATCAAACAAGTTCTGATGTAACAAACCTAAACCGGCAGTCTCGAGCTCCTGGAGGTGAAGAGGAAGTTGTAGAGAGGATAGCTGACACTGACAGCAACCACTGGACAGAGCCTGAGTCAACCGAGACTGGACAGGACCCAGAAACGGGTACTGATGCTGtgaacaacacacaacagctccTAACCAGACCCGACCACTTTCTCAGAGAAAACATTGTGCAATGTGCAAAGTCAGAAAaatctcagccaatcagaacacatGTGATGTTAATAAACTGTTGTTGGTTTCATCATGGGTGGAGCTACTCAGTGCAATGTCTGATCTCGCTAGTCGAGTCATTACGGATTAGAACAAAAACTCAAATTAACACGGAATATGTGACTTATCACGTTGGCCTCTTAGGACACAGTGCAAGGTGACGCCGCCAATTACAAGCAACAGAACACttcaaaggggtcatgacatgaggaatctaattgtacttgatcttttgacatataagaggtcattgcacTATAAAGACACACTGTACTTTTCAGAACTCCAACtttctcactgcaaaaagagcatttgctgaaaccaagctgccaaatgACACGTTCTCCACTTCCTACACATTGTGatcgcctccacaacaacatatCATCGCCTACGTTATCTTTAATCACTTCCGTAGCCCCACCCTGCAGCTGTGAGCGGTGAGATATAGAGCAAGTATagagcatttctgacagagggtcaaaatgagggtgaaaaaatgatttataatcatgttttacaaatatatgactgtttttttgtgcaaaaaactttactaatattataagtgaaccttaaGGAtcatattcaaataataaaaaaggcacgtcatgacccctttaattgcaTTTGCTAAACTCCGGTCTCTAACAGTTCTGACCTGTCCGTGTTTTTCCGTAAACTGTACGGCCTGGTTTAGTGTGTTCTCTAGTTGGGACAGCAGCGACTGTAGAGTCGACGGTTTGGTGGAAATTCCATTCTCAGTCGTCTTTTCTGAGTTACGAGGCGTGGGTGGGTGACTCAATGccgagatgcagccaatcagaCGTAGGGTGAGCGATCGCAACTTCAGCCATAAGGTCTCGTCCTCGACAGAGCGCTGCTGGTGTTCCTCATTCAACtgcctacaaacacacacacacattattcagaGCAGTATTGCCAAAAACAAGATATAAAAACAAGTGGATTATAAAACTTAAGGTGTTCAGTTGGGGCGTCTAAGAGTACCATTCTTTAGGGTTCCAGCTGACGAGGACAGTCAGGTCTCGGTTGTCCCTTAAGTTGTCCCACGGGACGTCATCCTCTTCCGGACACAGAGACATTGCTTTAACGCTCTCCTCCAAAGTAGAAGATCTATGGGggaaaataaatcaataacacCAAACAGTAAGTCTCAAAAAGAACCCTCAAAATAATTGGAACCCCACCCATCTTGTAATAGGTAAATATTCACTAAATGGATGTCTTTTACCGTTTAAGAGAAGTTTACATTTTAACCGTTTAAGCTTGGATGGGCTCGCCAGTAGGCCCACAAGAAAAAACAAattctcaaaatattaataactagtcttgaccaacacaaaataggtattgttttaaagcttagaagctctactttccaatgcatgtaggcaATATGAGCAAATCTGAACAAGTGTTTTGAAATTtgtagacaaatcagaagtgttccattttgataatttaataataattttgcaatGCTCATGTTtttgtaatcggtaaaaacatcaaactgttCAAATAGctatgtgtcatatgtcgttggaaagctctcaaagtgtaaaatacaaccagcctatttctTTTACTCACATCCAAAAATACATGGAGTATTAGCTAAgtacatgtctttgacatacatgttacatgtaaacaggtgttgcttgtaTGCCGTATTTTCACTAATATCTTCACGAAAGAaaaaaattgaatataaaatataatttcattatttagaAGGGGcgattatctttaaaacgagatcacacacaaggtaatcggatTCAAAGATCATTAGAAAATTCACACTAAGGTGTAGTACATTGTCCAGTACAATGGAACACTATGGaaccaatcgtattaggattTAGTTCACTGTAACCACaagtggaagtcatccaaatatgggcagagaggatcgttcactctaattacatatggccaccaggagatggcgccaagtacatgacacagactcaatgatgactcaaatgacacagaatggaactgaatgagaactcgttactcatgcctgcatgctttgaaGCGAGAGCATACCTTTAATCAATGATATGtatttagttcttatgtacaattattatgttttatttgcatGGAGATTTCTTCAGCAGTTTCTTTGGATGacagtctcagaatttatcaatcaatttcataaatttttcaataaaagttttctttcaaatgttaccaaacacttgaccttccttgtttttttgtttgcttattttttattttttttataagcctttaattttgggtatgccactgaaacaggaactctttaaaaacaccttcagagcttaaagggttacaAAAGCATCTCAAGAGCCCTGCGATGTCTAAAAGTCGTTGCACTGCGTCTAGATTTTCTGGTGCTAGGACGTGTTCCGCCTGAACGTCTCATAAGCTGTATGATGTTGTGTCAGACAGAAGAACTAACATGTCTGCTTCCAGGAGGAGGTCGAGCAGCATCCTCTCCGTGCGCACCTGGGCGAAGTGCAGCGAATGATTGAGTCGGTTCCTGAAGGCGATGAACTCGGGGATTTTCTCAAAAGCACCATACTTATAAGCTTGAATAATGTATTCTGAGGTCTGCGGGAGCAAAACCAGAGTTCAGACATGGGTTTTTAACTTCTGCACAGAAAATATAGAgcaaataaacagaaaaacaacataCATCTTTCTGGTTGGAGTGAAAAAACCTGAGGGAGAAGTTACAAGACTGGGAAGCAGCAGCAAACTGGCCCAAAGACTCTGCATAGCGGGTCAATATATACCTGTGCAAAGACAAAACCACAGTAAATGTtacatttcacatattttcacACTGCTGATATTTTAGCATAAGaataaatgctgccaaatgtaaTCAAACAATTCTCAGTGGGTTTTTTGAACGGTTTGTCCAGTTCTATTGTAGTTTCTTACCCTATGGTGTCGTGCTGGACGTGTTTGGCGTCCAGACTGGAGTAAAGATCTACCACAGGCTCGAACGCCCCCAGACGGCAGTACAGGAGCAAAAGCAGCAGTTTGAATTGAGCGTTAGAGGGACTATGAGCGAGACCTTCTTCTAACATCCCCAGACTCTGCCATAACACATTCTGATCACCTACAAGACAAAACACAGAACTTGATCAATAACTACAACTTTGATCGTTTTAAATGATCCCACAATGGAGCTTGCTTACCTGTCTCAGTCCACAGGTCTATATAGACATGCGCTGCCATCAGACAGTACATATCCGAGTACTGTAACTCCGTTTTTAAACACGACTTTCCTACGACACAACGagaaacaccacaaaataaaaacaccaccTTAAAAACTGAATATTACACttgaatttaaacattttaaactgaagTTATCATGGAACActacattttttgcattttgagCAGTCAAAAGTGACCGACATATTGCTAGGGTTTTGttggttgttgctagggtgtcctgggTTGCTCTAATTTATGAACAGGAATTATCAAGTTCTGTGCTTACCGAACTGTAAGCCATGGTGGTAATGTGCCTTAAGCTCTTTGATGACGTCCAGTTTGCCCTCCCTGTTTGGAGCGTGCTGTAACCCCAGACAGCGACTGAGCTGGGTCACGCAGAGGTGTCTCTGAAGAGCCCGCGTGTCTGCTGGCAGAGCGACGCCATCCTCTCCTGGAGCGCCCAGTGGCACGGCCTCCATCAGCCTGTTTATAAACTGAGACAGATACACCAGAGTTAGTGTTGGAGAGTACAATATGAAACATGTTGCTCAGATCGTCTATGTAAGTGGCCTGTTCTTGGTCAAAATAAGCTGCAAACGGACCAAACTTTATGCCTagagtcaaaagtctggctatacGAAACTAGACATCTCTGAATGGGGGTTTGTCTTAATGGTTTATGCTTCAGATTGAATTCAAATGCATCAAAGTCTCAACTGTTTACTACATCTGTTATGCAAACATTTTTAAAGGTATAAGAGATTTAACTATTGATAAAACTGTTGTATTATACCAAAGTAGTCCCTTTCAAggaaagtcagtccactcagcggcCCTCTTGGGAACACTCCCAGGTagttattttctatggatacaacaAGTATAGCTCCTATCTACTTTAATGAAGAAAGaccaaataacatttaaaatcagcagtaaactctgacaacaatggtatcataaaatgctcttttttttagcTCGAgcaaaaaaacactattgttcaGGCAACGTCTCTATCAaaaaggtaattggctcttttacttgCAAGGCGGAACTTCCTGTTTTACACCCGCTTATATTAGaagttccaatttcttccattcaaatggtaaaaaaaaaaaaaagatgaaaattgTCAATaactttcacaccaaactattCATGCCGAGTTCTATGAGAATATCCGTCAGTCTCTGATTAAAACAGAAACATACTCCAGTAATTCACACACTGTACTGCAAAATATAGCACAAAATGTAGAGATGTCCCAATCAGCTTTTTTGGCCcccaatttaaatattaaatatctgccgataccgagtcccgatccgatacttgtatttgcctagataatagagctgcagactgtttttttgttttgtttacaaaaataactcaAGTAAACAATCTCCTCAATGGCCTGTTTTACATGCTCGGCTGTATGAGACCCACGAAACTGGTGTGCATGCAATACTGCACGCTTAAACTCGAAAGTGGAGGAATCAATCCAGTGTGCAGAGAGGCTGTGCAATGCCATGGGGCAAACTTCAGAGCTCCAAATGTCACATTATGTTTTAAATCACCTCGTATGTTGTAACGAACCTTACTGTACAGCTCTGGTAAGGCGGTGTCTGAAATGTAGTGTCGAAACGGCTGGGCATAGCGTGgatccaaaagctccaaaagacGGCAAAAACCTGCATTCTCTACCGCAGAGATGGGCTGGTTGTCCAAAGCTATGAATTCAACCACTTTCTCTGTAATCTTTTTGGCCTTTTCGCTCTCTCGAGGATATTTTTCCTTCCTTTTAAAAGTTTTGTCCAGTGTTTGTTGCTTCGGCGCAGCAGCCTTTTCCTATGTTGTTTGAGTGAACTCGCTGTATTC
This genomic window contains:
- the naa25 gene encoding N-alpha-acetyltransferase 25, NatB auxiliary subunit; this translates as MAARGHVQDPNDRRLRPIYDYLDNGNNKMAIQQADKLLKKHKDLHCAKVLKAIGLQRTGRQDEAFTLAQEVAILEPTDDNSLQALTILYREMHRPELVTKLYEAAVRKVPTSEEYHSHLFMAYARVGEYKKMQQAGMALYKIVPKNPYYFWSVMSLVMQAISAQDEKLSQTMFLPLAERMVEKMVKEEKIEAEAEVQLYFMILERLGKYVEALEVVQGPLGEKLTSELQSRENKCMMLYRRLEHWPECNALSCKLLLKNPDDWQFYLMYFDSLFHLINQSWMPSQEGAHSAEGEVHSSVAQAISFIVDRLNTEEAKESKHLRGPYLARLELIKRLREHNCPEAPQLGEPLELMFQFFVKFGDKPCCITDLKIFVDLLTPNQHVQFINRLMEAVPLGAPGEDGVALPADTRALQRHLCVTQLSRCLGLQHAPNREGKLDVIKELKAHYHHGLQFGKSCLKTELQYSDMYCLMAAHVYIDLWTETGDQNVLWQSLGMLEEGLAHSPSNAQFKLLLLLLYCRLGAFEPVVDLYSSLDAKHVQHDTIGYILTRYAESLGQFAAASQSCNFSLRFFHSNQKDTSEYIIQAYKYGAFEKIPEFIAFRNRLNHSLHFAQVRTERMLLDLLLEADISSTLEESVKAMSLCPEEDDVPWDNLRDNRDLTVLVSWNPKEWQLNEEHQQRSVEDETLWLKLRSLTLRLIGCISALSHPPTPRNSEKTTENGISTKPSTLQSLLSQLENTLNQAVQFTEKHGQHQYPFLGPVQSRLTQALSSGCCQCQLSSLQLPLHLQELETAGLDESAELQTQISNLFKSLTVQLQDMLEKCKGDLFEVKDGQNMTQPSLIENLVYFVETISIVLWVCNYCGSVLRPLKSSLQKKKKKKKDSSIVTPVVLTGFQEFNGSLQSLLSQSVELIKGQETSLITLKLEALNLDGQTQTEAEATFTKNAIDKVQSSYLRSLQEIGELLKKRVDTFKSFKI